Proteins from one Mycobacterium adipatum genomic window:
- a CDS encoding nuclear transport factor 2 family protein has product MSWAEDQLEIQALLARYARAVDTKDWALYRSVFTDDAHIDYTSAGAIAGGRDEVIDWLSAGFATIPWSMHYITNIEADIDGDRATVQAMFYNPMQLPGMTAQSACGGYYHHALVRTAEGWRSRSLREENIWFSNPPGG; this is encoded by the coding sequence GTGAGCTGGGCCGAGGATCAACTGGAGATCCAGGCGCTGCTGGCCCGCTACGCCCGCGCGGTGGACACCAAGGACTGGGCGCTGTACCGGTCGGTGTTCACCGACGACGCACATATCGACTACACGTCCGCGGGGGCCATCGCGGGCGGGCGGGACGAGGTGATCGACTGGCTCTCAGCAGGTTTCGCGACGATTCCGTGGAGCATGCACTACATCACCAATATCGAGGCCGATATCGACGGCGACAGGGCCACCGTGCAGGCCATGTTCTACAACCCGATGCAGCTGCCCGGGATGACCGCGCAGAGCGCATGCGGCGGGTACTACCACCACGCACTCGTACGCACCGCCGAGGGTTGGCGCAGCCGGAGCCTGCGCGAGGAGAACATCTGGTTCAGCAACCCGCCGGGCGGCTGA
- the rlmN gene encoding 23S rRNA (adenine(2503)-C(2))-methyltransferase RlmN, whose amino-acid sequence MAVSLPLVFDAPRRALPPRHLADLDADERVSAVAELGLPKFRAKQLANQYYGRLIADPREMTDLPAAVRDQVADALFPDLITPAKQIQCDAGETRKTLWRAVDGSTFESVLMRYPQRNTVCISSQAGCGMACPFCATGQGGLQRNLSTAEILEQVRAASATMRSEHDGRLSNIVFMGMGEPLANYNRVLAAVKRIIAPPPEGFGISARSVTVSTVGLAPAIRKLADERLGVTLAVSLHTPDDELRDTLVPVNNRWSVDEVLDAARYYADVTGRRVSIEYALIRDVNDQPWRADLLGKKLHSKLGPLVHVNLIPLNPTPGSEWDASPKPVEREFVKRVIAKGVSCTVRDTRGREIAAACGQLAAEG is encoded by the coding sequence ATGGCCGTTTCCCTTCCGCTCGTCTTCGACGCCCCGCGACGCGCACTGCCGCCGCGGCACCTCGCCGACCTCGATGCGGACGAACGGGTGTCCGCGGTGGCCGAGCTGGGTCTGCCCAAGTTCCGGGCAAAGCAGCTGGCCAACCAGTACTACGGGCGTCTCATCGCCGATCCGCGCGAGATGACCGATCTGCCCGCCGCCGTGCGCGACCAGGTCGCGGATGCGCTGTTTCCGGACCTGATCACACCGGCCAAACAGATCCAGTGCGACGCCGGGGAGACCCGAAAAACGTTGTGGCGTGCGGTCGACGGCAGCACCTTCGAGTCGGTGCTCATGCGCTATCCGCAGCGCAACACCGTGTGCATCTCGTCACAGGCCGGGTGCGGGATGGCGTGCCCGTTCTGCGCGACGGGCCAGGGCGGGCTGCAACGCAACCTGTCCACCGCCGAGATCCTCGAACAGGTGCGGGCCGCGTCGGCGACCATGCGGTCCGAGCATGACGGCAGGCTGTCCAACATTGTCTTCATGGGCATGGGGGAGCCGCTGGCCAACTACAACCGCGTACTGGCCGCCGTGAAGCGCATCATCGCCCCGCCGCCGGAGGGTTTCGGCATCAGTGCCCGCTCGGTCACGGTGTCCACCGTCGGGCTGGCACCGGCGATCCGCAAACTGGCCGACGAGCGGCTCGGTGTCACGTTGGCGGTGTCGCTGCACACGCCCGACGACGAGTTGCGCGACACCCTGGTGCCGGTCAACAACCGCTGGAGCGTCGATGAGGTACTCGACGCCGCGCGCTATTACGCCGATGTGACCGGCCGTCGGGTATCCATCGAGTACGCACTTATCCGCGATGTGAACGACCAGCCGTGGCGCGCCGACCTGCTGGGTAAGAAACTCCACAGCAAGCTGGGGCCGCTGGTGCACGTCAACCTCATCCCGCTGAACCCGACACCGGGCAGTGAATGGGACGCCAGCCCCAAACCCGTCGAGCGTGAGTTCGTGAAGCGGGTCATCGCCAAGGGCGTGTCCTGCACGGTGCGCGACACCCGTGGCCGCGAGATCGCGGCGGCCTGCGGGCAATTGGCCGCCGAAGGCTGA
- a CDS encoding WXG100 family type VII secretion target → MAADHVDVAAETLRSDHGSAHARIAAAKSGWIGTSSTALAAAATKWEDDSAAHYSELIDHVEALRSAASMYASTDSQSKAAIDAASSPLGSMGL, encoded by the coding sequence ATGGCCGCCGACCATGTCGACGTTGCTGCTGAAACCTTGCGTTCAGATCATGGTTCGGCGCATGCCCGCATTGCAGCTGCCAAGTCCGGGTGGATCGGTACCAGCTCGACAGCGCTGGCCGCAGCCGCAACCAAGTGGGAGGACGACTCTGCAGCGCATTACAGCGAACTGATCGATCACGTGGAGGCACTCAGGTCCGCCGCATCGATGTATGCGAGCACCGACTCTCAATCCAAGGCGGCCATCGACGCCGCCAGTTCACCCCTCGGCTCGATGGGGCTGTAG
- a CDS encoding IS256 family transposase — MAQVLPAAAVDALLADAEASGTPIDGPDGLLAQITKSVLERALDVEIADHLGYEHGDPAGNGSGNSRNGHGRKTVLTTSGPVDLEVPRDRNGTFDPQIVPKRKRRLGQVEDMILSLYARGMSTRDITEHLGEVYGATVSAATISRVTDVVADEIAAWQSRPVDPVYPILYIDAIRLKIRDGGVVANKAAHVVIGVDVDGIKQVLGVWIQQTEGAKFWHGVLTELRNRGCRDALFVCCDGLTGLPESITAVWPQAIIQTCVVHLLRASMRYASYTDRKKMAAALRPIYTAATEEAAKLALEDFRAEWKTKSPGAVAVWDRAWAEFVPFLAFPVEIRKIIYTTNAIESLNYQLRKVTKARGSFPSDAAALKLLYLAIRNINQKRGSNPGSGTYRWTEALNAFAIQFPDRLPI, encoded by the coding sequence CTGGCGCAGGTCTTGCCGGCGGCTGCTGTGGATGCGCTGTTGGCCGATGCCGAGGCTTCTGGCACCCCGATCGACGGCCCTGATGGCTTGTTGGCCCAGATCACTAAGTCCGTGCTCGAACGTGCCCTCGATGTCGAGATCGCCGATCACCTCGGCTACGAGCACGGGGATCCGGCCGGCAACGGCTCGGGCAACTCCCGTAACGGCCACGGCCGCAAGACCGTGCTGACCACCTCCGGCCCGGTAGATCTGGAGGTCCCACGCGACCGCAACGGCACTTTCGACCCGCAGATCGTGCCCAAACGCAAACGCCGCCTGGGCCAGGTCGAAGACATGATCTTGTCGCTGTACGCCCGTGGCATGAGCACTCGCGACATCACCGAGCACCTGGGCGAGGTCTACGGCGCCACGGTCTCGGCGGCCACGATTTCGCGGGTGACCGACGTGGTGGCCGATGAGATCGCCGCGTGGCAGTCCCGGCCGGTCGATCCGGTGTATCCAATCCTCTACATCGACGCGATCCGGCTCAAGATCCGCGACGGCGGCGTGGTGGCCAACAAGGCCGCCCACGTGGTGATCGGGGTCGACGTCGATGGGATCAAGCAGGTCCTGGGGGTCTGGATCCAGCAGACCGAGGGCGCCAAGTTCTGGCACGGAGTGCTCACCGAGCTGCGTAACCGGGGCTGCCGGGATGCGTTGTTCGTCTGTTGTGACGGGCTGACCGGGCTCCCGGAATCGATCACCGCGGTTTGGCCCCAGGCCATCATCCAGACCTGTGTGGTGCATCTGCTGCGGGCCAGCATGCGCTACGCCTCCTACACCGACCGTAAGAAGATGGCCGCTGCGCTGCGCCCGATCTACACCGCCGCCACCGAAGAGGCCGCCAAACTGGCCCTGGAGGACTTCCGGGCCGAATGGAAGACCAAATCCCCGGGGGCGGTCGCGGTCTGGGACCGGGCCTGGGCCGAGTTCGTGCCGTTCCTGGCGTTCCCGGTCGAGATCCGCAAGATCATCTACACCACCAACGCCATCGAGTCGCTGAATTACCAGCTGCGCAAAGTCACCAAAGCCCGCGGCTCGTTCCCCTCCGATGCCGCAGCGCTCAAGCTGCTGTATCTGGCCATCCGCAACATCAACCAGAAACGAGGATCAAACCCAGGATCAGGAACCTACCGCTGGACCGAAGCGCTCAACGCCTTCGCCATCCAATTCCCCGACCGACTCCCGATCTAA